GCACATAATTGTGAGATAAATTAATGGTTGGTGTTTTAAGCAACTTAATTTTTGAAGTGATTTGTTATATAGAAAAAGCTAATCAATTGTAGGTGCCAATTTACCTATTGGCATCAGAATACATGTGTTGTAGAAGTAGCAATTTTTAGGAAatgataaaatgttaatattcctTACAGCGTTTTGGTGGTTTCCTGTTCTTATTTTGGCTATGCTTTCATGTAATAATTTCACATATCTTTTTGCAAATAGATGATGTATGATGTACCTAAAAGGGAATGCAAACAAGAAAAATCCCTGgagctttaaaaaacaataaccTCAAAACAGATGCTATCAGAACACTGAATCAACATCCCTGGAAGTTGAAATGAATACatgaacttaaaatttaaaaactcacttTTCAAAGGGAATGAAGGAAACAAATTCCCTTCAGAAATGTCAGAGGAAATTTTAGGTGACTCATGCGGGACACACAGATACATCTAAAGAGCACTGGCGTTCAAGGTCCTTCCATTAAACTGTCCTCCTCAGCCATCATCTGGAGTCAGAGGCCTTCCAAAGCACCTTCTTCATCACTCCCTTCACATCCCTGTTCCTCAGCGTATATATGAGGGGGTTGGTCATGGGGATAATGACAGTGTAGAAGAGAGACATGAACTTTTCCTGATCCTGGGAGTCGCTGCTACTGGGCTGAAAATACACAGAGATGGCTGTGCCAAAGAACAGGGAGACCACCGTGAGGTGCGATCCACACGCGCCAAATGCTTTTCTCCGCCCTGCAGTGGACTTTATTCTTAAGACCGCCCTGACAATCCGACCATAGGAGACCATGATTAATGAAACAGGTGTGAGAAGAATGATGACACTGCCAAAAAAGGTCATATACACATTCATAGTGGTGTCAACACAGGCAAGTTTGAGAAAAGGAGGGATCTCACAAAAGAAGTGGTCTAATTTATTTCTCCCACAAAGTGGTAAAAGGAAGGTGAGCACTGTCTGCAATAAGGAGATGGCAAAACCAGTGACCCACGAAGCAGAAGCCATCAGGGCACACAGACGGGGGTGCATGATTACTGTGTAGTGAAGGGGCCTGCAAACAGCCACATAGCGGTCAAATGCCATAACTCCTAGGAGAATACATTCTGTACATCCCAATGCCAGAGAGATGAAGAACTGAGCTTCACAGCCACCAAAGGAGATGGATTTGTCTGCTCCACTGAGATTAACCAGGAACTGGGGAACGATGCTGGTGGTGTAGCACATGTCCAGAAAGCTCAAGTTAGACAGGAAAAAGTACATTGGGGTGTGAAGACATGGGTCCAAGTAGGACAATGCAATGATGGTTGTATTTCCCAGCAAAGTGAAGATGTAGAAGATCAAAAGGACCACAAAGAGGACTAGCTCAAGTTGAGGCCTGTCAGAGAAACCTAGTAGGATAAACCCAGTGAAAGAACTTCCATTTTTCTGTCCCATCCTTTGCTAGCACAGGGCTCCTGTCAAACCAAGCATTTAGCAATTTATAAAAGCTATTTTCCAAAAAAGAGCAGGATTAAAGAGGAAAATCTATCATGTTCAAAGGCATGGCCATGGCATTTTATATACAATTATTTGAATAAATGATGTACTCATTGAAATTGATATATCTTAAATCAATTAGTTTTATACTATTCACAAAAAGTTATATATTGATAttcaatacaaaaaataaaataataagatcaAATAATGCATCTTAGTTTGCATCAATCATAGATATAAAATGTCTTTTGTGATTGAGATTAATAGGATTGATTTATGATCATTATGTATGTAAATTTTAGAGAAAGTGGAAATGAGGGAAAATCAAGGCAGAGTGATTACGAAGAGTAAGAAAGATGTAGACAGAGgaagaaagtttattttaaatatgtatctcATTATTCTAGACAACTGTATGTGTACATACCTCACATGTAActgaataatagaaaataatctctAAAACGCATTCAGATATAGAAATTTATGAGCTAGAACATATTTATACAAAGAATTATATTATATTCAAAGTATCACTAATAGTGCTTCATGCAAACATTTTGacaaaatttttatctttttttttcaaaattttaatctttCTACTCCTAATACATTATATTTGTGAATGCTATACACCAATCTTTTTGTAtagtagtaaaaaataaaaaaaaaaacataaaaataaaattttgagagTTTGAAAAATCACCATTCAATTATAGTGCTTAACGCTTGCCCTTGAGATAACTAAAATTATAACACTAATTTAACTCCAAAAGAACTCCAAAACTTTATTCACTGCGCATagtcagttcatggggttccctGATGACTCACCAGTAAAGaacctgcaggagatgcaggaaatgctggttcagtccctgtttcggaaagatacactggagaagacaatggcaacccactctagtacagagaagctggtgggctatagtccatagggtcgtaaagagtcagacgtgacatagtgactaaaccacaaaaaTAGTCAGTTCACAGCAGAAGTTCAAAACCCAATGACCTGAACTTACCTCTTCTTTCTGTTGATGTCATTTTCTTATATTACCAGCAACTAAAATGCCTGGAATTCCTAAAGAAGATACGATTAGTCACTATCAACATTTTAATcaagataaatattttctaaagataTCCAACTGTGTAATCTGCACAAAGTGTAATGCTTTACAACACTCCCTAtgataaataattaaatagatgAACACATACAAACACAGGTGCACTGTCAATGTGGTGACAGGTCAAAGATAGAATGTGAAATTAAAAGTATTAGtaatacaagagaagaaataaagaaaagcacaTTTTGGTGTTATAAAAATCTAAGAACATCCATTTACATTAGGTTAATTTTACATATGCACCTTTCTGGGAGCTATCTTGAAACATTACTTACACCAACCTGAACACAATACCAGCTCTAAGGTTAACTGACTATCATATTCATCCAACTACTTATTACTGCATAAACATGATCATTGggattcactggtggctcagacagtaaacagtctgcctgcaatgtaggagatccgagtttgatccctgggtcggcaaaatcccctggagaaagaaatggcaacccactccagtattcttgcctagaaaatcccatgggtggaggagcttggtgggctacagtccaaagagttgaaaagagttggacacaactgaccgacttcactttcactttttcatccaTTAACTTAAGCAGCATAAGAAGGTATATAATTCAGTTCTATTGTATTCAAATGGTTAGGCACATAGTACATTTTTAATTCTTCTAAGGCTTTCAAAATCTGAATCTGAATTGGGTGTAGACTCACTCCTGTGTGAAAGAAACTGATACAAAATTGTCATAAAATAAATGCTAATAAAAACTGAGTAAAGGAAAAAGTGTGAaaatgttactcactcagtcatgtctgactctttgtgaccccatgtgctgtagccctccaggttcctctatccatgggattctccaggcaagaatactggagtgggttgccatgcacacCTCCACGGGATCATcacaaccctgggatcaaacccacatttcttatatctcctgcattggcgggctggttctttaccactagtgccacctgggaatcacatcagagatcaaattgccattattagttggatcataaaaaaggcaagtaagtaaagtcgctcagtcatgtctgactctttgcgaccccatggactgtagcctaccatgcttctccatccatgggattttccaggcaagagtactggagtgggttgccatttccttctccagaggatcttcccaacccagggatcgaacctgggtctcccacattgtaggcagacgctttactgtctgaggcaccagggaagtcaaaaaaaacaaaaaaaagcaaaggaaattccccaaaaaatctacttctgcttcaatgacgacactaatgcctttgactgttggaccacaacaaactgtggaaaatccttaaagagatgggaataccagaccacctaacctgtctcctgagaaacccatatgtaggtcaagatgcaacagttagaaccatacatggaacaacagactgcttcaaaattgggaaaggagcacattcatgactgtgtattgtcatcctgcttatttaacttatatacagagtacatcatgtgaaatgccaggctgaatgactcacaaactggaatcaagattgctgggagaaatatcgacaacctcagatatgcagatgataccaccctgatggcaaaaagctaagaggaactaaagagcctcttgatgaaggtgaaagagaagagtgaaaaagctggcttaaaacttaacattcaaaaaacttaagatcatggcatctgggcccatcatttcatggcaaatagatggaagaaaagtggaagcaatgacagattttattttcttgggctccaaaatcactacaaatggtgactgcagccatgaaattagaagacacatgctccttgaaagaaaagctgtgacaaacttagatagcatattaaaagcagagacatcactttaccaacaaaggtccatacactcagagctatggtttttccagtaattatgtatggatgtgagaattgaaccatgaagaaggctgagtaccaaagaattgatgcttttgaattgtggtgctggagaggactcttgagagttccttggattgcaaggagatccaaccagtcaatcctaaaggaaatcaacactgaatgctcactggaaggaccgatgctaatgctgaagctccaaaactttggccacttgatccaaaaggccaacttattggaaaagattgaccgcaggaggagaagggatcgacagaggatgaaatggttggatggcatcattgactcaatggacatgaacttgagatggtgaaagacagggaagcctggcatgctgcaattcctggggttgcaaagtccgacatgactgagcaactgaacaacaactacaaagAGTCAAATGAAAGAAGAGGTAATGGTGGAGGGGCCCTGGGGAATATTCCTTCATCAATGGCATAAATGTCCTCCATGTCCCATAATTTAGtggtaaggaaagaaaaaaaatcagatggttTGAAATATAAAAAGGACACATAATAGAAATTTAATACATCATATATGAGAAGGATTAAGCTAATCTAACTTAACACTCGATCACAAAACAGTACGGAAGAGCACTATAGTGTTCACACACCTCcaaaaacaatatttaataaaacttATCACATGTAAAGTTTGATAAGTATCCAAGTTTTGAAGGCTGTAATGATATGCTACTTATAGCTAATAatgctgggattccctggtggtccagtggtgaagagtctgccatGCAAtgtaagggacacaggtttgatccctggtcaagaaagatcctgcatgagcAGGACAACTATGATTCCATATGCATGGGGCAGCCATACACATCCGCCACAACTACTGTCTCCTGCACCACAATCACTGAAgctcatgctccacaagagaagacaacacagtgagaagccagcacaccacaactaaagagtagcctctgcttgctgcaactggagaaagcctgtgaaCAGCAACCAAGATCCAATGCAGTCaaaaattaaatgagtaaataaagaaacatttttgaaaataataataataatgccaacACTGTTGGTATTGTTGATTGTTTGATATGCTCTAAAGCATTTACATGCATAGTGTCAACTATCTTCAAAAAAAGTTTGACATTTATTACTGTTACCCTTCTATATTTGAAGAGATAGATTAAAGTGGTTAAGCAGCTTAGCCAAGATTATTAAAATCCTAAATCTTTAAACACAAATTAGGTCTCTTTGATATCAAAGTTTGTGTTTTTAGCAAACACATTGCTTTATTGCCAGACatgaatataataaaattcaGGGGACACCACTGCTGATGGCAGAGTTTACAATTTCAGAAGATTTCATTCTTCCTTTGATTTCTTATAAGAATGTGATCTGTGGTATCCACAACAGAAGCCTATATAGAACAAAATTTATAACAGAATTATAAAATTTTGACAGTCTAAATGTGCAATGACAGGATATGTTCCCTGATTCACACCTGCTCAGAAGAGCAAATACAACCTATGTCTCAGTATCatgaacatatatacaaatactgaCACATTCATCCTACATGCACTGCTGGAAAACTTTCCTAAATGTACTTAATAAAGGAAGTATTCACCAAAGTGACGggcaaatataaaatgttaattcatcaaaggaaaacaccaatacaataatgGACCAGTGTAATAAAACGATGGTATATTTTATCATCATATCAATAAGGACCAGAACAGCAATTGATTTAAGATAAAATCTTGTCAAGATGAAGTGGTTCAAACCATGTGCAACTATACagaataatattcatttattagaAAAAGGATGCTGAATGACCAAGTATCTGACaggtataaaaatgaatgattttaggttgaaaaatttaatatcagacaacaacaaacaaaagtaaCACCagctaaaacagaaaaaaagaatataattgtTACAAATTGTTACATAACAATTGTTATGTTACAAATGGTTCCAGTCCAAGTGTATATTACACTGGAAGGTAATTAGGATAGCAATGTCATATTTGtcttctttaaattcttttctctAAAGAAATTCAGGAAGTTATCCCTTCCTGAGTAAATCAGATATGGGAAACTTCAAGGTGCAAGATGCATCATCGCAATGATCTCAAGAGTACATTCTGCTGGCCTGGGTCACACCAATCCCTTGCTCCTTCCCTGCTCAGCACCCACCCTTCCTAAAGCTGTTTGCACCACCACAGAAGGCAATGATTCAAGGTAAGGAATATTTCTTGGCTAAGGTTAAAtgggaaatttttatttccttgcttccctggtggctcagaggataaagcgtctgcctgcaaagcaggagacccgggtttgatccctgggttgggaagatcccctggagaaggaaatggcaacccactccagtattcttgcctggagaatcccatggacagaggagcctggcgggctacagtccacagggtcgcaaagagtaggacacgactgagcgacttcacacacacacaccacatttaaagaattctgctttttaattggGAATCATCATCCATGTTAAAATACATATCAACTGACCTAACAGAATAAGGAATACTGAGTAGTATGAGACAAACtacataaataacaaaataaataacataaataataaaaactagaaatattaAACACATTCATCCTAGCTACAGGAACAACAAATTCTTTCCTTGATAACCATCATGATATGACATAAAACAGGCAAATTCCACTGTACAAGCtacatatcaataaatatttggatacaaatgacaaataattgaaaaatcaaagtatatgtatgtatatatagaaaatattaagtAGGTAAAATTAACAGATTCTACAATAAAAGATGACATCTTAcataacaattattttttaaaagaatttgatAGAAAATTATATCTCACAAGAACACAATTCCACTATACTAATTAAGAGAAGAGGCATCAAATGAGAGAGGTTAAATGCTTAATACAGACACATATCAGTGCTAGAGGTATATTTACAATTATAATAACTGTATATTACTAACACATAATATAACCGAAATTTTAGTGGAAGAATATAAGTATTTCAAGAAAACTAACTACTTGGTGCGCAAaccattttaaagacaaaagatCTCAAGATAATGTCTCTTTAAGAGATCTCAAATCATGCAACATTCACTGATAAATTTAAAGTTCAAACTCTACCCTATCCAGTTCCTCAAGGAATCCTGAAAAGGTACAGACCAAACCCCTGCAGCCTCAGAgccataactgaatcactcttgCTTTAATAATCCTTCTGTCTCAGTTTAACTCCAATACATTAGGCCTGGTCCCTAATGGCAATGAAGGACTTACAAATGAGGAAGAAGTGGGTCTATCATGGTATCAGAAATAATAGTTCTAATCAATATGGACAACGTTTGGCCAGCTTGGGAAGGAGAAGCTGAAGTAGGAATTCCTTTGCAAGCTGTTTATTGATCGAATGTTCTCAGGATAAAGAGAATCAAAGAGCAAAATAGAGCGGACAATGCTGCTAAGCAAGGATGTAATCGCAAATGGAATAGCATAAGCCTGGTCCCAGAGAAAGACGGAATATGACTCTCCAACAGAACTATCTGCTGATAAAAAGTATTCTGTCTTCACTAATACAATCACTGCTACCCACATGTTGCTGACTGAGCATTTCAAGGGTGGCAGCTAAGGAACTgaagtttaaatttaaatttaattcaggTTAATTTAAATATCTAGTCATTTAAATGTGACTAGGTACTGACATACAGAATAACAAGCTGTGGAGCATGCATTGTGTCAGATGTAATTCCACCTTGACAAAAAGTCAGCCTTTTATATATCCTAAGAGTCTGTCATTGACTGCAAGCTGACCCAACCAACATCAGGAGACCTCCTGGTAATGTGGCTCCCATTCAACTGATGGCAATTTTCTGAAGAAGGAATGGGCTCTGAAGCTATCAGTCAATACTCACGACAAATATGGTGTCGACTGGTGCACCCACCAGCCAGTAGAAAAGATCTGAACTGGACACCAAAAGCATTCATACAAAACCTAGAGTCTATTCATACAAAACGTAGAGTCCATTCATAAGTGTGTACAAGGATGAAAGGGCAGTCACCAGTGTACACTACACATCACCTCAGTGCAAGGCCATCAAAAAAATTGTCATTTGCTTAATTCACCAATAAATTAAACATTCAGATCAACTTGTCTGACCCACGTTTCTCTTCTCAAATTGGTATTTCTCCTCAATTGAAGAATGATCATTTTTCATTaacaataaactcaaaaatgCATTGGCACAGTAACCATGAAATGGACCTTCATTGTTGTAATTATCAAACTACCATTTGGAAGACTACATATGTtcatttctttgagaaaatgaacatttaaaaactaCAGATATTGACAATACACTTTAAGAAACA
The sequence above is a segment of the Capra hircus breed San Clemente chromosome 23, ASM170441v1, whole genome shotgun sequence genome. Coding sequences within it:
- the LOC102175633 gene encoding putative olfactory receptor 2B8 → MGQKNGSSFTGFILLGFSDRPQLELVLFVVLLIFYIFTLLGNTTIIALSYLDPCLHTPMYFFLSNLSFLDMCYTTSIVPQFLVNLSGADKSISFGGCEAQFFISLALGCTECILLGVMAFDRYVAVCRPLHYTVIMHPRLCALMASASWVTGFAISLLQTVLTFLLPLCGRNKLDHFFCEIPPFLKLACVDTTMNVYMTFFGSVIILLTPVSLIMVSYGRIVRAVLRIKSTAGRRKAFGACGSHLTVVSLFFGTAISVYFQPSSSDSQDQEKFMSLFYTVIIPMTNPLIYTLRNRDVKGVMKKVLWKASDSR